In Leptolyngbya sp. SIO1E4, one DNA window encodes the following:
- a CDS encoding CRR6 family NdhI maturation factor — MPQTLTLTADVLTQLDLTPAQQVINPLLEKGKILDAEVRLKFDIDFPREPTDPRELSEIPEVRLWFIRLDAQYPWLPLILDWEAGELGRYVAMLVPHQFSPKDGIRYNPEALEIFVMHKIFTLTQWLQQQGISQFTRLKFMTQMLGYDIEDGLFELLMPPG; from the coding sequence ATGCCCCAAACCCTCACGCTTACGGCAGATGTCTTGACCCAACTGGATCTGACCCCTGCGCAGCAAGTCATTAATCCCCTTCTTGAGAAAGGAAAAATTCTTGACGCTGAGGTGCGGCTCAAGTTTGACATTGACTTTCCCCGTGAGCCGACTGATCCGCGTGAGCTATCAGAAATTCCTGAGGTTCGCCTGTGGTTTATTCGGCTAGATGCGCAATATCCGTGGCTGCCGCTCATTCTCGACTGGGAAGCCGGTGAACTCGGTCGCTATGTGGCTATGCTAGTGCCCCACCAGTTCAGCCCTAAAGATGGGATTCGTTACAACCCTGAAGCGCTTGAAATTTTTGTGATGCACAAAATCTTTACTCTGACTCAGTGGCTACAGCAGCAAGGCATTAGTCAGTTCACGCGCCTCAAATTCATGACGCAAATGTTAGGTTACGACATTGAGGATGGCCTGTTTGAGTTGCTGATGCCTCCCGGTTGA
- a CDS encoding universal stress protein: protein MFQRALISTDFEDGLYRLGYVAAALVEGGLTEITFFHNVAVQTDRSVPRINEEAMAAAQQRLQQAIQDVPEAATVDVCVECGRPSDNILKQMQQTSSDVIFLGMPTRNLLSEKLFGSTTMGLVERTPIPMMILRPQLISTYTTQELALRCRNLFHYLLIPYDGSQGSHEFLEVLQAQIRKVPPPAEHKYLLLWVIDDSIRRELQGDNPMQEAEERLHKAGDSLRQLGVTVETLVREGDPLEEIMLTAEQYDISAIATYSRGIGGFLRWSVPSLTREILRQSWHPVLYFPHGD, encoded by the coding sequence ATGTTTCAGCGGGCTCTAATTAGTACAGATTTTGAAGATGGTTTATATCGCTTGGGGTATGTGGCTGCGGCTTTAGTGGAAGGGGGACTGACTGAGATTACGTTTTTTCATAATGTTGCGGTGCAAACTGACCGCAGCGTTCCCCGCATCAATGAAGAGGCAATGGCAGCGGCTCAGCAGCGTCTGCAACAGGCCATTCAGGACGTGCCCGAGGCAGCCACGGTTGATGTCTGTGTTGAATGTGGTCGGCCGAGTGATAACATCCTCAAGCAGATGCAGCAGACCTCATCTGATGTCATATTCTTGGGGATGCCGACCCGCAATCTGTTATCTGAGAAGCTCTTTGGCAGCACCACAATGGGCTTAGTAGAGCGAACGCCCATCCCGATGATGATTTTGCGTCCTCAGCTAATTTCGACCTATACGACGCAGGAACTGGCGTTACGATGCCGTAATTTATTTCATTATTTACTGATTCCCTATGATGGCAGCCAAGGCTCCCATGAGTTTTTAGAGGTTCTGCAAGCTCAAATCCGTAAAGTGCCGCCCCCAGCAGAGCATAAGTATTTGCTGTTATGGGTGATTGATGACAGTATCCGCCGCGAACTGCAGGGAGATAATCCGATGCAGGAGGCGGAAGAGCGTTTGCATAAAGCCGGAGACAGTTTGCGTCAGCTCGGGGTCACCGTGGAGACCCTCGTGCGAGAAGGGGATCCTCTAGAGGAGATTATGCTCACCGCTGAGCAATATGACATTAGCGCGATCGCAACCTATTCGCGGGGCATTGGCGGTTTTCTGCGCTGGTCGGTTCCCAGTTTGACCCGTGAAATTTTGCGTCAAAGCTGGCATCCGGTGCTGTACTTTCCTCATGGGGATTAG
- a CDS encoding NblA/ycf18 family protein — protein sequence MSESMQLSLEQQFSLRSFETQVQKMSREQAQDFLVKLYEQMMMRETMYKHFLKHEWGIDSSTSA from the coding sequence ATGAGTGAATCGATGCAACTTTCTCTGGAGCAGCAGTTTAGCTTGCGCTCCTTTGAAACTCAGGTCCAGAAAATGAGTCGAGAGCAAGCCCAAGACTTCTTGGTAAAGCTCTATGAGCAGATGATGATGCGTGAGACGATGTACAAGCATTTTCTCAAGCATGAATGGGGGATTGATTCCTCAACCTCTGCTTGA
- a CDS encoding choice-of-anchor L domain-containing protein has product MRFTPQAAVVTGLVVTTSLSAVAKPAHAFTVTQNNTFTNLLSVLLGDTTGLSNFTGSVSGAAEAFGVFESDPFGLGQGVVLSTGQVLELPGENRGDQRDNTDLSTPSPPTPIREPNALFDIATLELSFDADETVETLFFQYVFGSEEFLEFAGTIFDDFFTLELNGTNLALLNNSVGSDNFVRVNNLAADESGPFSTEYINNPAGPGTLTRLDGYTQPLTFSGNIMTGRNTLRIQIADVSDPILDSAVFIKAGTLGITNPVEPPPPVEPPAPEPPAPEPPAPEPQTPVEPPTPEPPEPVEVPEPAGILGLLLVSGVGLSATLKGKRFS; this is encoded by the coding sequence ATGCGGTTTACGCCTCAAGCAGCGGTGGTCACTGGGTTAGTGGTTACAACAAGCCTCAGCGCAGTTGCAAAACCTGCCCATGCCTTTACGGTGACTCAGAATAATACCTTTACCAATCTGCTCAGTGTTCTATTAGGAGATACCACTGGCCTCAGTAATTTCACAGGTTCCGTGAGTGGTGCTGCTGAAGCTTTTGGTGTTTTTGAGAGTGATCCTTTTGGCTTAGGGCAAGGGGTCGTGTTAAGTACGGGACAGGTGCTTGAGCTGCCTGGCGAAAATAGGGGCGATCAACGGGACAATACCGATTTGAGTACACCGTCCCCGCCCACTCCTATCCGTGAACCCAACGCTTTATTTGACATCGCGACCCTGGAACTGAGCTTTGATGCCGACGAAACGGTTGAAACGCTCTTTTTTCAGTACGTTTTTGGCTCTGAAGAGTTTTTAGAGTTTGCGGGTACCATCTTTGATGACTTTTTCACCTTAGAACTGAATGGCACTAACCTAGCGCTTCTGAACAACTCAGTCGGGAGTGATAACTTTGTTCGAGTCAACAATTTAGCGGCAGATGAAAGTGGGCCTTTTAGCACTGAATACATTAATAACCCAGCTGGCCCCGGTACCCTGACAAGGCTGGATGGCTACACCCAGCCCCTCACCTTTTCAGGCAACATCATGACCGGCAGAAATACGCTGAGAATTCAGATTGCAGATGTGTCGGATCCCATTTTAGATTCGGCTGTTTTCATTAAAGCGGGCACCTTAGGCATTACGAACCCCGTCGAGCCTCCCCCCCCCGTTGAACCTCCAGCACCGGAGCCTCCAGCGCCAGAGCCTCCAGCGCCAGAGCCCCAAACTCCCGTTGAGCCTCCAACCCCCGAGCCTCCAGAACCGGTCGAGGTGCCCGAGCCTGCTGGAATATTGGGCCTGCTGTTGGTGAGTGGGGTGGGCTTAAGCGCCACCTTGAAAGGCAAGCGCTTCAGCTAA
- a CDS encoding FAD-dependent oxidoreductase, whose protein sequence is MAPSQPPSSSHRLSRRAVMQLFGFGTLAAGLGYSRFTKPQPTVHCQDFLTLPPHPNRPLKVSIIGGGLAGLAAAYELSRRGVQVTLLERSPQLGGKIASWPIQVGNEQFMMEHGFHGFFPQYYNLFKLVEELNLRKNFKSLNFYSVVYKDGYKPEVFWPSRSAFPWNVIDLAVSSPNRFKWGINLIKLKHLQVFREITGFQNPQSFERLDDLSVATWVKEDFPQGLYDLYFLPFAKSSLNAPDVMSAGELMQFFHFYFFGNPEGLAFNGTCQDMGRSLVDPMVAAIEQQGGQVITGATVSGLQWQAGKITRITYHDSTVAANPVPFWVDHNPLLSTDTMGYFGAGDRVFSLKPGAAEALSLTCTHQGCTVQPRVNAMGENTGYICPCHGAVYSANGEVLSGPARANLPRYRVLQHSDNQVQLGAITSPGTPATPATPATPATLTADYYILAADIPGIKHLIALSDGEVEAQVAAQVDQLRVADPFAVGRFWFDRDFAWEHSWFTSLSGYRLTDSITLYHRIQDDYIAWAERTGGSVVELHGYCYKEKDFPTQAALLETFEAELYDIVPALKGAQLLHKQLVNQKNFAGFPPGSFATRPETTTAAPNLIFAGDWVKMPFPCGLMERAVSSGLLAANAILQQEGAQQRLLYSVNPAGVLHL, encoded by the coding sequence ATGGCCCCATCTCAACCCCCTTCTTCCTCACACCGCCTTTCTCGTCGAGCGGTGATGCAGCTTTTTGGATTTGGCACCCTTGCCGCTGGACTCGGCTATTCACGCTTCACGAAGCCTCAACCAACGGTTCATTGCCAAGATTTCTTAACCTTGCCACCCCACCCCAATCGCCCCCTCAAAGTCAGCATTATTGGGGGCGGCTTGGCTGGTCTGGCAGCCGCTTATGAGCTGAGTCGGCGAGGGGTACAGGTAACGTTGTTGGAGCGATCGCCCCAACTGGGCGGCAAAATTGCAAGCTGGCCCATCCAGGTGGGGAATGAGCAATTCATGATGGAACATGGTTTCCACGGCTTTTTTCCCCAGTACTACAACCTGTTTAAGCTGGTGGAAGAGCTCAACCTGCGCAAAAATTTCAAGTCCCTCAACTTTTACTCTGTGGTCTATAAGGATGGGTATAAGCCTGAGGTGTTTTGGCCGAGCCGCTCAGCATTTCCGTGGAATGTCATCGATCTGGCGGTGTCGTCTCCGAACCGCTTTAAGTGGGGCATCAACCTGATTAAACTCAAGCATTTACAAGTTTTTCGGGAAATCACGGGGTTTCAGAATCCCCAGAGCTTTGAGCGCTTAGACGATCTATCGGTGGCCACCTGGGTGAAAGAAGACTTTCCCCAGGGTCTTTACGATCTGTACTTTTTGCCGTTTGCCAAATCAAGCCTCAATGCACCCGATGTGATGAGCGCGGGGGAACTGATGCAGTTCTTTCACTTCTACTTTTTTGGCAATCCTGAAGGGTTAGCGTTCAACGGCACCTGCCAGGATATGGGGCGCAGCCTGGTGGATCCTATGGTTGCAGCGATTGAACAGCAAGGGGGACAGGTAATTACAGGAGCCACCGTTAGCGGGTTACAGTGGCAGGCGGGCAAAATCACCCGCATCACTTATCACGACAGTACCGTCGCCGCCAACCCAGTCCCTTTCTGGGTGGATCACAATCCCCTGTTGAGCACCGATACAATGGGCTATTTTGGCGCAGGCGATCGCGTCTTTAGCCTCAAACCTGGCGCTGCAGAAGCCCTATCTCTCACCTGCACTCACCAAGGCTGTACGGTGCAGCCAAGGGTGAATGCCATGGGAGAAAATACCGGCTATATTTGCCCCTGTCATGGTGCTGTCTACAGCGCTAACGGGGAAGTATTGAGCGGGCCTGCAAGGGCGAATTTGCCTCGCTATCGGGTGTTGCAGCACTCAGACAATCAGGTTCAGCTGGGGGCGATCACCTCTCCCGGCACCCCTGCCACCCCTGCCACCCCTGCCACCCCTGCCACGCTCACGGCAGATTACTACATCCTCGCTGCCGACATCCCTGGCATTAAACACCTGATAGCGCTCTCTGATGGGGAGGTAGAGGCGCAGGTAGCTGCGCAGGTCGATCAGCTGCGGGTGGCTGACCCTTTTGCAGTCGGGCGCTTCTGGTTTGATCGCGACTTTGCCTGGGAGCATAGCTGGTTTACCTCACTGTCAGGCTATCGACTGACCGATAGCATTACCCTCTATCACCGCATTCAAGATGACTACATCGCCTGGGCCGAACGCACAGGCGGCAGCGTGGTCGAACTGCACGGCTATTGCTACAAAGAGAAGGACTTTCCGACTCAGGCAGCCTTGCTAGAGACGTTTGAGGCAGAGCTTTACGACATCGTCCCGGCGCTAAAGGGAGCCCAACTCTTACATAAGCAGTTAGTCAACCAAAAAAACTTTGCGGGGTTTCCCCCCGGCAGTTTTGCCACTCGGCCTGAAACCACCACCGCTGCCCCCAACCTCATTTTTGCGGGGGATTGGGTCAAAATGCCGTTTCCCTGCGGATTGATGGAACGGGCCGTGAGTAGCGGTTTACTGGCAGCCAACGCTATTCTGCAGCAAGAAGGGGCACAACAACGGCTGCTCTATTCGGTCAATCCAGCAGGGGTTTTGCACCTCTAG
- a CDS encoding prohibitin family protein: MKSQPTGWQPILLAFVALAVLAIASSSFVIINPGQAGVLSILGKAQDGALLEGVHIKPPLVSMVDVYDVTVQKFEVPAQSSTKDLQDLSARFAINFRLDPSEVVTVRRTQGTLANIVSKIIAPQTQESFKIAAARRTVEEAITRRTDLKEDFDTALSSRLEKYGIIVLDTSVVDLQFSPEFAKAVEEKQIAEQRARRAVYVAQEAEQQAQAEVNRAKGRAEAQRLLAETLKAQGGELVLQKEAIEAWRNGGAQMPRVLVMGSDSGSVPFLFNVSEMANE; encoded by the coding sequence TTGAAATCACAACCTACCGGTTGGCAACCGATTTTGCTGGCCTTTGTGGCGCTGGCTGTGCTCGCAATTGCCTCCAGCAGCTTCGTTATTATTAATCCTGGCCAGGCAGGGGTGCTGAGCATTTTGGGGAAGGCCCAAGATGGGGCGCTTCTGGAAGGGGTTCATATCAAGCCGCCCCTTGTTTCCATGGTGGATGTTTATGATGTCACCGTTCAAAAATTTGAGGTACCTGCACAAAGCTCTACAAAAGACTTGCAGGATCTTTCGGCGAGGTTTGCTATTAACTTTCGCCTAGATCCGAGTGAAGTCGTGACGGTACGCCGTACTCAAGGCACGCTGGCCAACATTGTCTCCAAAATTATTGCGCCTCAAACCCAGGAATCTTTCAAGATCGCAGCTGCCCGGCGAACGGTTGAAGAGGCGATTACTCGACGGACGGATCTTAAGGAAGACTTTGATACGGCACTCAGTTCCAGACTGGAAAAATACGGCATTATCGTTCTGGATACTAGCGTTGTTGATCTCCAGTTTTCCCCTGAGTTTGCGAAAGCGGTAGAAGAAAAACAAATTGCTGAACAGCGGGCTCGCCGAGCTGTTTATGTGGCTCAGGAGGCTGAGCAACAGGCGCAAGCTGAAGTTAACCGTGCGAAGGGACGTGCGGAAGCGCAGCGGTTATTAGCAGAAACGTTGAAAGCCCAAGGTGGCGAACTCGTGCTGCAAAAAGAAGCGATCGAAGCTTGGCGAAATGGCGGTGCTCAAATGCCACGCGTTTTGGTGATGGGCAGCGATTCGGGCAGCGTTCCGTTCTTGTTCAACGTTTCAGAGATGGCTAATGAATAG
- a CDS encoding ABC transporter permease, translated as MASKLFRETLAVANRIVTELWRRQRSLIFWSVFPILVLVLNSLILKEGDQLATADAFQKAAPPTLVGAALFFSCLGGSVATVVSEREQQTLKRLFLSPLSGISYFLGIFLAHCIIGMVQTGLVWAISVGVGADFAGSHLLALVIILLSIAAYVGVGFILGTQFARRTEDVNALVAAFGVPLLILGGAFFPVSLFPDSLLALAEYNPIYHMIAALEGVTTVGEAFEAIAPHFWFLAIFAGAMIATGWLAYRRMLQLERQL; from the coding sequence ATGGCAAGCAAACTCTTTCGTGAAACGTTAGCGGTGGCTAATCGCATCGTTACAGAGTTATGGCGGCGACAGCGCAGCCTGATTTTTTGGAGTGTTTTCCCCATCCTGGTGTTAGTGCTGAACAGCCTGATTCTCAAAGAAGGAGACCAGTTGGCCACGGCTGATGCCTTTCAAAAGGCGGCGCCGCCCACCTTAGTGGGGGCAGCTCTGTTTTTTAGTTGCCTGGGCGGGAGTGTGGCAACGGTGGTGTCAGAGCGAGAGCAACAAACCTTAAAGCGTCTCTTTTTGTCGCCCCTCAGCGGGATCTCGTATTTTCTCGGAATTTTTCTAGCCCATTGCATCATTGGGATGGTTCAAACCGGTTTGGTCTGGGCGATCTCTGTGGGTGTGGGTGCCGACTTCGCAGGCTCTCATCTGCTTGCGCTCGTGATTATATTGCTGAGCATTGCCGCCTATGTCGGCGTGGGGTTCATTTTGGGGACACAGTTTGCCCGCCGCACTGAGGATGTGAATGCACTGGTGGCGGCTTTTGGCGTTCCTCTGCTGATCCTCGGAGGGGCGTTTTTTCCCGTCTCTCTATTTCCTGATTCGCTGTTAGCTCTGGCTGAATATAACCCGATTTACCACATGATTGCTGCCTTAGAAGGGGTGACAACCGTGGGCGAGGCGTTTGAAGCGATCGCCCCCCATTTCTGGTTCCTGGCTATTTTTGCGGGTGCCATGATCGCGACAGGTTGGTTGGCGTACCGCCGCATGCTGCAGCTAGAGCGCCAGCTTTAG
- the wecB gene encoding UDP-N-acetylglucosamine 2-epimerase (non-hydrolyzing), protein MSNLPIRICITLGTRPEAIKLAPVIRMFQQAPDFDTQVLLTGQHREMVAQVMELFQLRANEDLDIMQPKQTLTDITCRSLQGLEQCFQRLQPQLVIVQGDTTTAFSAALAAFYQQIPVGHVEAGLRTDDLLNPFPEEANRRLISQITRLHFAPTETAVGHLAKSGVVGHVHQTGNTVIDALLTVAAQKPPCSIPGLDWDQYRVLLSTVHRRENWGAPLQDIATGFLTVLDQCPDTALLLPLHRNPTVREPLTALLGEHPRVFLTEPLDYGQLVGAMQRCTLLLTDSGGLQEEAPGLGKPVLVLRETTERPEAIAAGTAKLVGTDSQTIAQNALALLNNPDAYEAMAKAVNPFGDGQASQRILKIVRQYFDLNEGKQLAHN, encoded by the coding sequence ATGTCTAATTTGCCGATCCGCATCTGCATCACCCTGGGGACTCGCCCTGAAGCGATTAAGTTAGCACCGGTTATCCGAATGTTTCAGCAGGCACCTGATTTTGACACTCAGGTTCTGTTGACCGGGCAACACCGAGAAATGGTCGCTCAGGTCATGGAGCTTTTTCAGCTGCGGGCCAATGAAGATTTAGACATCATGCAGCCTAAGCAAACCCTGACAGACATCACCTGTCGCAGCTTACAGGGCTTAGAACAGTGCTTTCAGCGCCTACAGCCCCAGTTGGTTATTGTCCAAGGAGACACAACAACCGCTTTCTCCGCTGCCCTCGCCGCCTTTTACCAGCAGATTCCTGTGGGTCATGTCGAAGCGGGACTACGCACAGATGACCTACTCAATCCGTTTCCGGAAGAAGCCAACCGTCGCCTCATCTCCCAAATTACCCGGCTGCATTTTGCCCCCACTGAAACCGCTGTGGGGCACCTCGCCAAATCCGGCGTTGTCGGGCATGTCCACCAGACCGGCAATACCGTGATTGATGCTCTGTTAACCGTGGCTGCCCAAAAGCCACCCTGCTCTATCCCTGGTCTCGACTGGGATCAATATCGCGTGTTGCTCTCTACGGTTCACCGTCGCGAAAACTGGGGTGCCCCCCTACAGGACATTGCCACTGGATTTTTGACGGTATTAGACCAGTGCCCAGATACGGCACTGCTACTCCCCTTACACCGCAACCCCACCGTGCGCGAACCGCTAACAGCCTTACTGGGCGAGCATCCTCGCGTATTTTTGACGGAGCCTTTGGACTATGGTCAGCTGGTCGGTGCCATGCAGCGCTGCACGCTCTTACTCACTGATTCTGGGGGTCTTCAAGAGGAAGCGCCAGGGTTGGGAAAACCAGTTTTAGTGTTGCGAGAAACAACGGAACGTCCCGAGGCGATCGCCGCAGGCACGGCTAAACTCGTCGGCACCGATTCTCAAACTATCGCCCAGAATGCCCTCGCGCTGTTGAACAATCCAGACGCCTATGAGGCAATGGCTAAAGCTGTGAATCCCTTTGGAGATGGGCAAGCCTCCCAGCGAATTCTGAAAATCGTGCGCCAGTATTTTGACCTCAACGAGGGCAAGCAGCTTGCTCACAATTGA